A window of the Desulfobacula toluolica Tol2 genome harbors these coding sequences:
- the tcmP gene encoding three-Cys-motif partner protein TcmP — MPIKDLHDEKPFDSATITKLEIFENYLTEWLPTFIYSKNNNELNICDFFAGPGEDIMGMPGSPLRILEVLKKFETDIKQQKIKINLILNEQKKWKHDVLIKNIMDKTTSFNNEFQKRIKIHFFKEDFQNLFPRIKNNIINGPNLLFFDQNGVKHITLNLINELESFHQTDYLFFISSAFFKRFTFENIFPDLKFNKDDVKSKDIHRTIVEQFRTLLPQDSKTRLYHFSIKKNKNIHGLVFGSKHLLAVQKFLTVAWNKNKINGEANFDIDEDLDKQLDLFSRKPKITKLQKFEHNLNLFIKEKKVFTNQDIFHYTLEKGFTPKHATAVLKKLKNSNHIEHFSYAKIGYNQIYKYNEIITFRYIK, encoded by the coding sequence ATGCCGATTAAAGACCTTCATGATGAAAAACCATTTGATTCCGCCACTATAACAAAACTTGAAATCTTTGAAAATTATTTAACAGAATGGCTTCCCACTTTCATTTACAGTAAAAATAATAACGAATTAAACATTTGTGATTTTTTTGCTGGGCCTGGTGAAGACATAATGGGAATGCCTGGAAGCCCACTGAGAATTCTTGAAGTTCTTAAAAAATTTGAAACAGATATAAAACAGCAAAAAATCAAGATAAACTTAATCTTGAATGAACAAAAAAAATGGAAACATGACGTTTTAATAAAAAATATTATGGATAAAACGACATCTTTCAATAATGAATTTCAAAAGCGTATCAAAATTCATTTTTTTAAAGAAGATTTTCAAAATCTCTTTCCACGAATTAAAAATAATATCATCAATGGACCCAATTTATTGTTTTTTGATCAAAATGGAGTAAAACATATAACTCTCAACTTAATAAACGAATTGGAATCCTTTCATCAAACCGACTACCTATTTTTTATTTCTTCTGCATTTTTTAAACGGTTTACCTTTGAAAATATTTTTCCAGATTTAAAATTCAATAAGGATGACGTAAAAAGCAAAGATATTCACAGAACCATTGTTGAACAATTTCGGACGCTGCTTCCACAAGACAGCAAAACTCGTTTATACCATTTCAGTATAAAAAAGAATAAGAACATACATGGCCTTGTTTTTGGATCAAAACATTTATTGGCGGTCCAAAAATTTTTGACCGTCGCATGGAACAAAAACAAAATTAATGGAGAAGCAAACTTTGATATAGATGAAGACCTCGACAAACAATTAGATTTGTTTTCAAGAAAACCTAAGATTACAAAACTACAAAAATTTGAACATAATCTAAATTTATTTATAAAAGAAAAAAAAGTGTTTACCAATCAAGATATTTTTCATTATACTTTGGAAAAAGGTTTCACACCAAAACATGCGACTGCTGTATTGAAAAAATTAAAAAATTCAAATCACATAGAACACTTTTCATATGCAAAAATTGGTTATAACCAAATTTATAAATATAATGAAATAATCACATTCAGGTATATAAAATGA
- a CDS encoding DUF5131 family protein, producing the protein MSFSKIEWTEATWNPLTGCTKISTGCKHCYAEKMAKRLQAMKSPNYTNGFELTCHPHALDIPFSWKKPKMVFVNSMSDLFHEDVPESFIKKVFNIMNIASQHQYQVLTKRSEILLKMNPALRWNNNIWMGVSVETSYYKYRIDHLRQTDAKVKFISFEPLLHDIGDVDLSGIDWVIVGGESGPGARPIKKEWVTNIQQQCLDKNISFFFKQWGGVNKKKNGRLLDGKLWSQMPKLKLPIPALVPA; encoded by the coding sequence ATGAGCTTTTCAAAAATAGAATGGACAGAAGCAACTTGGAATCCGTTAACAGGATGCACAAAGATAAGCACCGGTTGCAAACATTGTTACGCCGAAAAAATGGCTAAAAGGCTTCAAGCAATGAAGTCCCCCAACTATACTAATGGTTTTGAACTCACTTGCCATCCACATGCGCTGGATATACCATTTTCCTGGAAAAAACCTAAAATGGTATTTGTGAACTCCATGAGTGATCTTTTTCATGAAGATGTTCCTGAATCCTTTATTAAAAAGGTATTCAATATTATGAACATTGCATCTCAGCACCAATATCAAGTACTAACAAAACGTTCAGAAATATTATTAAAAATGAACCCAGCACTTAGATGGAATAACAATATCTGGATGGGAGTCAGTGTTGAAACATCTTATTATAAATATAGAATAGATCATTTAAGACAAACAGATGCCAAAGTAAAATTCATTTCCTTTGAACCTTTACTTCATGATATTGGTGACGTGGATTTAAGTGGAATTGACTGGGTAATAGTTGGTGGAGAATCCGGACCAGGAGCAAGACCTATTAAAAAAGAATGGGTCACTAATATTCAACAGCAGTGTCTTGATAAAAATATTTCATTCTTTTTCAAACAATGGGGTGGAGTAAATAAAAAGAAAAATGGACGGCTTCTGGATGGGAAACTCTGGAGCCAGATGCCAAAACTAAAGCTACCAATACCAGCTTTAGTTCCTGCTTGA